One window of Vitis riparia cultivar Riparia Gloire de Montpellier isolate 1030 chromosome 5, EGFV_Vit.rip_1.0, whole genome shotgun sequence genomic DNA carries:
- the LOC117915426 gene encoding endo-1,3;1,4-beta-D-glucanase-like, with protein sequence MSISRCYENPPSFSPGSGAGTVQEVGGGGLKAYVTGPLDSKLAILFVSDVFGYEAPNLRKLADKVAAAGFLVVAPDFFYGDPVDLSNPNFDRQVWIAAHGTDKGCEDAKAVVAALRSKGVSAIGAAGFCWGGKVVVNLASSDHIQAAVVLHPGRITDDEINEVKTPIAILGAEIDDASPPEQLEHFGEILSAKSGMDCFVKIFPGVAHGWTVRYSVEDEWGMKSAEEAHGDMLNWFSKYMKEE encoded by the exons ATGTCAATCTCTCGATGCTACGAAAACCCACCAAGCTTCAGCCCAGGCTCGGGCGCAGGGACTGTTCAAGAGGTAGGAGGAGGCGGACTCAAGGCGTATGTCACCGGACCCCTGGATTCCAAGCTTGCCATCCTTTTCGTCTCCGACGTTTTTG GGTATGAAGCTCCGAACTTGAG GAAACTTGCAGATAAAGTTGCAGCTGCCGGATTCTTGGTGGTGGCTCCTGACTTCTTCTATGGTGACCCTGTTGATCTTAGTAACCCCAACTTCGATCGACAAGTATGGATAGCGGCTCATGGAACG GATAAAGGATGTGAGGATGCCAAGGCAGTAGTTGCTGCCTTGAGAAGCAAAGGGGTGTCAGCCATAGGGGCTGCAGGTTTTTGCTGGGGAG GGAAGGTGGTTGTTAACCTGGCAAGCTCCGATCACATTCAGGCTGCAGTGGTGTTGCATCCTGGTCGGATCACTGACGATGAGATCAATG AGGTCAAGACTCCAATTGCCATATTGGGAGCTGAGATCGACGATGCTTCCCCACCTGAACAATTGGAACATTTCGGAGAAATCTTATCTGCAAAATCTGGG ATGGATTGCTTTGTGAAAATATTCCCCGGTGTTGCTCATGGGTGGACGGTGAGATACAGTGTGGAGGATGAATGGGGTATGAAGAGTGCGGAAGAGGCTCATGGTGACATGTTAAACTGGTTCAGTAAGTATATGAAGGAAGAATGA
- the LOC117913985 gene encoding ribonucleoside-diphosphate reductase small chain A, with protein sequence MGSLTNGIDKRPDEEQEEEPILMKNSQRFCMFPIRYRQLWEMYKKAEASFWTAEEVDLSHDVQQWESLSNSEKHFISHVLAFFAASDGIVLENLAARFLHDIQIPEARAFYGFQIAMENIHSEMYSLLLETYIKDSKEKHRLFNAIENISCVAGKAKWALDWIQSSTLFAERLIAFACVEGIFFSGSFCAIFWLKKRGLMPGLTFSNELISRDEGLHCDFACLLYSLLQKQLPWQRVHHIVHEAVEIETQFVCEALPCALIGMNATLMGQYIKFVADRLLVALGYERKYNVENPFDWMEFISLQGKANFFERRVGDYQKASVMSSLDGGKNYVFKTDEDF encoded by the exons ATGGGTTCTCTCACGAATGGTATTGATAAAAGACCAGATGAAGAACAAGAGGAAGAGCCTATCTTGATGAAGAATTCACAGAGATTTTGTATGTTCCCCATCAGATACAGGCAACTCTGGGAGATGTACAAGAAGGCTGAAGCCAGTTTCTGGACTG CTGAGGAAGTTGACCTCTCCCATGATGTGCAGCAGTGGGAAAGCCTGTCCAATTCTGAGAAACACTTCATAAGCCATGTATTAGCATTTTTTGCTGCATCTGATGGGATTGTTTTGGAGAACTTGGCTGCAAGATTTCTACATGATATTCAAATTCCAGAA GCACGGGCATTTTATGGATTTCAAATTGCTATGGAGAATATTCATTCTG AGATGTACAGTTTGCTCTTGGAGACATATATCAAGGACTCAAAGGAGAAGCATAGATTGTTTAATGCAATTGAAAACATATCTTGTGTAGCTGGGAAGGCTAAATGGGCTTTGGATTGGATTCAGAG TTCCACTTTATTTGCTGAGAGACTTATTGCCTTTGCATGTGTTGAAGGAATCTTTTTCTCAGGAAG CTTCTGCGCCATTTTTTGGCTTAAAAAGAGAGGATTGATGCCAGGTTTGACTTTCTCAAATGAGCTTATTTCTAGAGATGAGGGCCTTCACTGCGATTTTGCTTGCCTTCTGTACAG TTTATTACAGAAGCAGCTACCCTGGCAAAGGGTTCATCACATTGTCCATGAAGCAGTGGAAATTGAAACCCAGTTCGTTTGTGAAGCCCTGCCTTGTGCATTGATTGGCATGAACGCAACACTCATGGGCCAGTACATAAAATTTGTCGCTGACCGCCTTTTG GTTGCCCTTGGGTATGAGAGGAAATACAACGTGGAAAATCCATTTGATTGGATGGAGTTTATTTCTTTGCA GGGTAAAGCAAACTTCTTTGAAAGAAGGGTGGGTGATTATCAAAAGGCATCTGTAATGTCAAGTCTAGATGGTGGAAAGAATTATGTCTTCAAGACTGATGAGGACTTTTAG